In Suncus etruscus isolate mSunEtr1 chromosome 9, mSunEtr1.pri.cur, whole genome shotgun sequence, the genomic window ttcctttctttcctttcctttttgtttttggccatgcttgacaacgctcagggtttactcatggctctgtgctcagaaatcattcctggccatccttaggggatcctatgggatgctaaggatagaATCTAGATCAGCTAAATGCAATACAAGTGTCCTCTTccctgtgctatcgttctggtccTCTGCTCCTTTTCTttaatttccctttctttttgtttttcctttggtttttgggccacacacagcagtgctcaggggatattcctggctctgtgctcagaaatcgctcttgatagactctggggaccatatgagatgctagggatggaacccaggtccatcccaggttgactgcctgcaaggcaaataccctactgctgtgcgctcaggggttcctcctggctctacactcagaaatcgctcctggcaggcacggggaccatatgggatgccgggattcaaatcactgtccttctacacgcaaggcaaatgctttacctccatgctatctccccagcctcctcaggccactcttaattaccaaccacagatcctgccagctgtgggagggtctcaccatcaAGGTAAGaatagtttttggtttggggagggGTAAGAGTCCTGAGGTCTCAGTCACTGTCACAGAGCATGGCCAGTGCCTTGGGACTCACTGACCTTCATCATCTGtgatgaggctggagaaataggaaAGGGTAAggatcttgctttgcacactgctgacccaggttcaattccctgtagtTCATAGTGTCCTCAAGCCCTTAGCCCCATTCCtgagtgtgcagagccaggattaacccctgagaaccactggatatagtcaaaaaataaataactgtgaGTGATCAATAAGtaactttatttgtttggaggCCCCCTCCACCATTTTTTATAAGTGTTAGATTGAAGTTTGACAAATCAGGTGCAAGATACTGGGTTGTCTTGGAAAAAGCTTCCCCAAGGCCCCATGAGCTTCTTCCTGGGAACCTCCAGTTCTGTGCCCCGAAAATCTGTCTGGAGAATCCTGTCTGCAATCACAAATCTCCTGTGAAATCTGTGGATCAGAGCtttagtagagcatttgctttgcacgtggccgacccaggtttgatctcatatggtgccctgagcaccgccaggaatgattgcttagtacagagccaggagtgatgccccaaaacaaacaaatcagcattttacacacacacacacacacacacacacacacacacacacacacacacacacacacaccctttattCTGGAGcccagggactattcctggctctgtgctcaacgatcactcctggcagtgcttgggagaaccACATGCGTTGCTGGGAATTAAATgagttagaggggccagagcaatacaagctgggaaggcatttgcctttcatgcagccaacccgggtttgatccccagcatctcatatggtctccccgagccCACCAAGattgattgctgagtgcagagaccagaagtaaccccttagcactgctaggtgtagcgcCCAAAAAATCAGAATCAGTCTCacgcaaaacaagtgccttcccCCCCTGCAGTATTACTCTGGCCTCCTCAATCAGCATTCTCGTTAGGGGCCAGGAAATTCTCTCCCAAGCAGCCTAGGCATGCAAACGCTTAATCAATGCTCTCCTACTTGCTTCCTGTGACACCCACCTTCCCGCAAGCAGGTCTGGAGATGCCGGAAGGCGAGCCCCGAGGCAGGTTCCCGAAACTTCCGACAGGCACTCACACACTCTCAGGCCTGGACCTGCTTGCCCTCCTGGCCTCCGAGATTTCCTTCCCACACacaaactcaggtctgctgtgTTTCCCAAGCACCCCCACCCCAAGATCAGGGGTGGGGGATGAAGTGGGGAGTGAATGAGGGGGTTCATTGGGCCAGACTCCCTCCCTGTTTCTCTGGAGCTCCCAGACTAGCAAAATTGGTGCCTGGCCCTCTTCCCAATCATTCTACCAGGAATGCCATCTCCAGCCCCTTTGCTTGGCTCAGACCTGGTCATCATTCAGGTCTCTGCACAGAAACTGCATATTCTAGGAAGTTCTCAGAGGAGCCCTCCACCCTCCGACTGGGTAAGGTGCCCTTTCTGGGTGCTCCACATTCCTTGCTCATGTTGTCTCATAAAGTCTTTGTTACAGATTGGCCTCCTCTCTCAGACTGTGAGCCCCAAGAGGGTTGAATCTGTCATGTTCATTGACCCTCACAACTAGCTTGGAGGCCGTCTTGGAGGACCCTCTGAgctgcaggggattgaacccgagttggcatgtgcaaggcaagctctttaccctttattatttctttggccccatcCAATAATGTTGGAAAATGAATTCTGCCCCTAACATACACCACACCGGTTTTTAAAAACCTTAACTttcggggctggtgagatagcttggaggtaaggcatttgcctttcatgcagaaggatgatggttcaaatcccggcatcccatatggtcccctatgcctgtcagaggtgatttctgagcatagagccagaagtaacccctgagcactgccaggtgtgatccaaagaaaaagaaaaaaaaaaaaagaaaacaccttaaCTTTCATCAAAcaaggtattttgtttgtttgtttgttttgttttgttttttgggccacaccccatgacgctcaggggttagtcctggctatgcgctcagaagtcgctcctggcttgggggaccatatgggatgccgggggatcaaaccgtggtctgtcctaggctagcgcactggcaaggcagacaccttacctctagcgccaccgagcCGGCCCCTTATCAAACAAGGCTTAAGGAAGCTGATCTGATCCGGAGAACTGAGATTTCCAAGGCTCATTCAGTTTCTACATTGTCACAAAGACCTCAGCCGGTGGTGGCCCAAAGGGCTTGACCACAGGCCTGCTACACTGAGACCCTGGGTTCCCAGCCCCACgggacccctgagtactgcagggggAGTCTTGGTGACCCCCagcacttttttttatctttttggggtcacatccgacagtgctcaagggttactcctggctctgaactcagaagtcgctcctggcaggcacagggaaccatatgggatgccagatttcaaaccactgtccttctgcatgcaaggcaaacaccctacctccatctcTGGCCCCGACCCCAGTACTTCTTAGCAGAACTCCACCCACCGAAAAgattatcaaaattttaaatcaagaCCCCAGATGCTCCTAACATGAAAAAATCACTTAGAGTCATTCCCTCAGTCATTCCCTCAGTCATGTGTTTTCTAAAAACACTTGTCCCAGGAAATAAGGAGATATCACAGAGTgaagggcgcttgctttgcatgtggccaaccagggttcaatcctcagcctcctaaatggtcccccaagaactgccaagaataacccctgagcatcaagtgttccccaaaaaaatttttttctagtacaGGGGTTCTAGTACAGGCAGCTCAGGacatcacacactcacacacacacacaccacaatccCAACTATCATCACAGCCAGTGAACCTCACTACACATCTGTGCACAGCTGCATGTGGGAGGATGGGGGGGGCCAGAGAACTGCCCAGGATGTGAGGGCCACGTGCACACAGTAGGTCCTCTTAACCTCAGGTTGAGCAAAGTGGAGAGACTGGAGTACTGTTATCTGCCAGTAGGAAGCTCTTAGGCTTGAcctttccggggggggggggggtttactatgggtttgatccccaaaactacGAGACCCTCCAGCTGCCTCCAAGACCTGAGCTGGGAGCAGCCCGCCccaggtgtggctcctaaacaaaacagaacaaaatgccagggccagagaggtcATACAAGGGgtgaaggcacctgccttgcatatcACTAAAGAGGGTTTGCTTCCTACCACcacacataaggtcccctgtgctcCTAAGGGAcacagacaggagtagcccctgagcactgctggtgtgaccacaactccagcccccccaaaatgaaatccccaagtgcagagctgATGCAGTCCCTTGGTACCTCATCTAGCTCCAGATGTTGGGGTGGCCACCAGTTTCCCAGGTCACCCCCATCCTCTGTTCTTGTCTTGGTGGCAAAGATTCGGTCATGGTTATGGATGAAAATGCCACGGAaggggcagagccaggaaggCATGGGGCAGGCAGTCTGGGAAAAGGGGGTGGCAGCACCCACAAGGGTGAGCACCAGAGTGGGGTGGGAGAGAGGGTGCCACACACTCCATCTGCTGCTCATTCTGCtcactgggcctcagtttccccatgtgTCTGGACACATGACAGAATAAATGAGACAAGGGCCATGACTCCAGCCAGCCTATTGGGGGGCTCCAATAGGGGATCCACATGTCCCCCCGTTGCTGACTACAAGCTCTTAGGGGAATAGCACATTTACCCTAGTCCTCCCCTGTCTGCTTGAGAGTAAGAAGCCCCAGCCAATGCCCCCACCTCTGGGTTGCAGGGGTGCCCTGAGGATTGTGGGTTTTGGCTGTGAATGTCCAGGGATCCTCCTTCAGCAGTCCCCAAGAGGCTCACAGCCCCCCAGATCCCCCTAGAAAACATATATCCCATTGCCCCTGAGAATTCTGGAAGGTTCTCTGTGCTCAGTCTAATTATCCATTCCATCCCATAAACTGAGGTCCTGTGCCTAATATTTTCAATCTCCAAGGGGACCgtgtaagagagagagacgcaTTTGCACCTCTTTAAGGCCACAGGTTGTTCACCTGTGGTAGAGAGCTGGCCTGGCTTGTGTGAGGCCCGGGGTTCGATCCTAGGATCAccaactaaaatataaaacaagagcgggggccggagagatagcatggaggtaaggcatttgcctttcatgcagaaggacggtggtttgaatcctgcatcccatatggtcccctgtgcctgccaggatttctgagcacggagccaggagtaacccctgagcgctgccaggtgtgacccaaaaatcaaaataaataaataaataaggtgtgGCCTTTCCCTCCCTTCACGTGTCCGCGGGGCCGGATTGCGGCAGGACTCTGGGTTCGACCGCTTAGGGCGCGGAGTCACAGTGGGCATCATGGCAGGACAGGCCTTTTGGAAATTTATTCCGCTCTTTGATCGTGTATTAGTGGAAAGGAGTGCGGCTGAGACTGTCACCAAAGGAGGCATTATGCTTCCAGAAAAATCTCAAGGCAAGGTGTTGCAAGCGACAGTGGTTGCTGATGGATCGGGCTCCAAAGGGAAGAGTGGAGAGATTGAACCTGTTAGTGTAAAAGTTGGAGACAAAGTTCTTCTACCAGAATATGGAGGCACCAAAGTGGTTATAGATGACAAGGATTATTTCTTATTTAGAGATGGGGACATTCTTGGAAAGTATGTAGACTGAAAATACCACACTTGAAATGGCATCCCATGAAGCCGCCCATTCCACTGAAGTACTGAAATCTTTCATCATGTAAATAATTTCCTGTCTCTTTTATAATAAACTAATGCTATCCAAACTAATGACATCAGTCTCTTAACTTTTAGTTTCCCTTTACTGATATAAatacttctaaataaaaatatataagtgaatggttaaataaataaataaaacaagagccACTAAAATTCTGCTTCTGGACTGGGGAGGCCTGCAGCCATGCCTCGTTTTAAGACTTTAGTGCGAGGGGCCACCATAACAGCTCCCCCAGCTTCAAGGGTTGCAGCCTGGATGGGGAACTCAGGGTCTAACCCCAGGAGGGAGCtattcatgtttgtttgtttgtttgtttctgggccacacccagtggtgctcagagcttattcctggctctgtgttcagggaccactcctggcagtgctcagggggccatatgggatgccaggagttgagtgtcttgccaggcaagcaccctcccccactgtcctatcactctggctccccggAATTGGTTTGTTTTAAAGGGAGAATGTTCACAGTTGTTTCCTTTTCAGTGAtgttagcttttgtttttcttttcaaattgttTCCTGGTGACTTGCACGGAGCTAACACAGGTTCGTGGTCTTCCTTCTTCGAATGAGCCAAAGAAAGCACTTTTCCAGGCCAACAGAGCAATCCAGAGATTCCCTGAGGCGGACATTGCCTTGGCAGGTGTCAGGAACAGAAGGCTGGGGTTGGGGGAACAGTGAGGTGAGCAAGAGGAGGGAGGCTT contains:
- the LOC126018103 gene encoding 10 kDa heat shock protein, mitochondrial-like; translated protein: MAGQAFWKFIPLFDRVLVERSAAETVTKGGIMLPEKSQGKVLQATVVADGSGSKGKSGEIEPVSVKVGDKVLLPEYGGTKVVIDDKDYFLFRDGDILGKYVD